A region of Anolis sagrei isolate rAnoSag1 chromosome 2, rAnoSag1.mat, whole genome shotgun sequence DNA encodes the following proteins:
- the LOC132765178 gene encoding E3 ubiquitin-protein ligase TRIM39-like, protein MEDEDGYMSIDPKVRNFCATTPSTGGKGCSSNLLWWKIGLGISVAGNVAMILVFILLNIPALQDYSYGNHATSYTKLPHNQIRSCVQNCIPCRSAKDSIIANLTLDPSTNFPQLYISEDKKSVKWKGMKQSVAPGPQRYDLMASVLTQEGFNSGKICWEVEIVQAGEWWGVGVVRESANRNDKIFFDPRGGYWAVQLWYGKYEAITHPRTNLTLCHPPKRIRVSLDYSIGQVAFFDGDTHAEIFTFPKEKFSGEKIFPWFLIHGWNGELMIHP, encoded by the exons GACCCAAAAGTAAGGAACTTCTGTGCAACAACACCTTCTACTGGAGGCAAAG GCTGTTCCTCCAATCTTCTCTGGTGGAAAATTGGTCTTGGCATCTCAGTGGCAGGAAATGTTGCTATGATCTTGGTTTTTATCCTTCTCAATATCCCAG CTTTGCAGGATTATTCTTATGGAAATCATGCTACTTCTTACACCAAGCTTCCTCACAACCAGATCCGGAGTTGTGTACAAAACTGCATCCCTTGCAGATCTGCTAAGGACAGCATAATAG CAAACCTGACTCTGGATCCCAGCACAAATTTCCCCCAGCTCTACATATCTGAAGACAAAAAAAGTGTGAAATGGAAAGGAATGAAGCAAAGTGTTGCTCCTGGTCCTCAGAGATACGACCTCATGGCCAGTGTATTAACCCAGGAGGGCTTTAACTCAGGAAAAATTTGCTGGGAAGTTGAGATTGTGCAAGCAGGGGAATGGTGGGGGGTGGGAGTGGTTAGGGAGTCCGCAAACAGAAATGATAAAATTTTCTTTGATCCTAGAGGAGGGTATTGGGCAGTACAACTTTGGTATGGGAAGTACGAAGCAATCACGCACCCAAGGACGAATTTGACTCTATGTCATCCACCAAAGAGGATCAGAGTTTCTCTGGACTATTCAATAGGACAGGTAGCATTTTTTGATGGGGATACACATGCTGAGATCTTCACTTTCCCAAAAGAAAAATTCTCTGGAGAAAAGATTTTTCCTTGGTTCTTGATCCATGGATGGAATGGGGAGCTCATGATCCATCCATGA